The nucleotide sequence ACACCCATAATAAGCATCGCGGAAGCCTCATTGCCACAAGTGTATTAAAGATTTGGCTAGCTTGAAAGGCACTGGTGTTTGAGTAAAAGCCTACTAATAGCCTTGAAATCATTGCCGCTGCAAGAAAGTTCTCGGAGGAATTTTATCGCTAAAGAAGGACTATGcactgttattattattattattttcttattgAGATTAGCTTTTTCCTTAGTTTATACTTTAATTGGTCATGGCCTCATGGGCAATAGATTGTTTTATTACAAATCAATAAAGTAACtatctttgttaaaaaaaaataaatatctatTCACTTGTTCATACTTCCATTAAAATGCCCAATGTCCAAACTTTACTTTCATACTGCAGAAGCCCATGGGCTCACTCAATTCATACTTCACAGGGACCTAAGGCTTAGGTCAGATGATAATTCATGTGCCTCTTAATATACTGTATTTAGGTTCAAACCTTAGTGAATACACCAAGTATTGAAAAAGAACCATTTAGTATTATATAAGTGAGTGGTAGTGTAAGTGTGTTGTGATATCTAGGATTGAGATCTACTTGACCAATAAAAAAAAGACAGGTTCAAGGGCTCCCACTACTCTTTTTACATGCTACTGTAACAAGCTCTGAAAACGTCTGCGACGCTGCTCCCCACCCTTGGAATATCTGTAACTAGAAGTGTCAATTTAGCCCAAACCTTAGGGCTGGCCCTCAACCCTCCAAAAACATTTTAGCCCACAGccctaaaaattataaaatgataTTTTGTAAGCCCAACCTTAATTAAGCCCTGCCAACAAAAAAGCAAAACAGGGCTGGCCCTAATTTCCACCACTTGTTCCATATGTGACTTTCTTTAAGATTCTTATTGTCTATTTTCCACCACTTGTTCCATATGTGACTTTCTTTAAGATTCTATcttcatttatttaattaaaggcTTCTTGGTCTAAATTTAAGAAATAACTTTatctttttaacaaaaaaataaaagggcAGCTGATCACAAAGTTATATTGTTAAAGGATTCCGAAGTTTTCTATTATGAcatcttttgattttaaattataaGAAATTTGTGATTTGATGCTTATGTAGTGTAGACTGATTTTGCAGTCTATAATTTTGTTGGTGTGAAATTGAGATTATGCTTTTGATACTTGTGTCTGCTGGTGGGATGATACTTTTTTCGGCCTATGTTTCAGCTTCTCTTGCTTTTCCATTCCTAAATCCTAATACATGCTTTGCTTGTTTGATTGATTGTTACTGTTTTCTCTTCAATTACTTCTTATTGAAACTTCAGAGATGAATAATTAATATGAAttaatgaatgttgttgttgttgctataGAATTTTAATATACATTATTTGGATATGATTAGGAAATTTATAAACAATGATGATGAGATTGTTTCTGAGACTCCTGTTCAAGCTTCTGGTAGTGTTGATTCTAGTAAAAAATCTAATGTTTGGAGATTTTTTAAGAAGATTGGAAAAGACATAGATGGTATTGAAAAGGCTGAATGCAATTTTTGTCATCGTGAATACAAAATTGGAAAAAATCCAAAAACTAAGAATGGTTACGGGACTTCTCATCTAAGTCGTCACATAGTTTCTTGTAAATCTATACCTCTCAATATTAGAATTGATGATGATATAGAGAGTCTGCCAACCAAAATTGATCAGCATGTTCATAGAAAAAAACTCGCTCAAGCTATAGCAAAACATGATCTTGCGTTCAGCTTTGTTGAGTATGAGGGTATTAGAGATTGGATTAATTACATTAGTCCAACGATTATAATGCCTTCTAGAAACACTTTAGTTTCAGATCTTCAAATGATTTATTCAACAGAGAAAGAGAAATTGAGGCAGAAGATGTCTAGGATACCTAATAGAATTTGTTTGACATCTGATGTGTGGACAGCATCTACCACTGAAGGATATATTTGTCTGACAGCTCATTTTGTTGATGAGAATTGGCGACTAGTgagtaagattttgaatttttgtcGAATGATTCCTCCCCATACTGGAACCGATATGGAAGCAGTCTTATTTAACTCTTTGAAGCAATGTGGTATTGATAAGAAAGTATTCTCTATTACTTTAGATAATGCTTCTACAAATGACAACATGCAAAACATCTTAAAAACTCATCTACGTAAGCAGAATAGTTTGCTTTGCGATGGAGAATATTTTCATGTGCGTTGCTCCGCTcacattttaaatttgattgtgCAAGAAGGGTTAAAAGTGGCTGCTGGAGCTTTATTTAAAATCAGAGAGAGTGTGAAGTATGTGAAAGCTTCTGATGGGAGAATGATGAAATTTAAAGATTGTGTGCAGCAAGCAGAAATTGAAGAAGGTGTTGGTCTAAAATCAGACGTTCCAACTCGATGGAATTCTACATATATGATGTTGGAAAGTgcaattaaatttgaaaaagcgTTTGACATCCTTAGTGTTGTAGATGGAGCTTATAAAGATTGTCCGACaaatgaagaatggagcttagcAAAAAAAATGTGTGAATTTTTAGAGCCATTTTATGAAACTACAAACCTCATTTCGGGTTCATCATATCCAACATCAAATTTGTATTTTATGCAAGTTTGGAAAATTGAATGTCTTTTGGAAAATAATCAAAATTGTGATGATGTTGTTATTATGAACATGGCTTTCAGAATGAAGATGAAGTTTGATAAATATTGGAAGGATTATAGCACTGTCTTAGCTTTTGGGGCAATTCTTGATCCTCGATTAAAGTTAAAGTTTTCTTGAggttttgttacaaaaaactagATCCTTCAACCTTTGAATTGAAGGCAAATGAAGTATTGGAGAAATTTAAAAGGTTGTATGGAGAGTACATAAATACTTTTGGTGGTTCAACAATTTCTCAAAGTAGTAATCAATCTCCTATGTCACCTGAAGAAAGAAGGCTTACAAAGAAGAGCAAAATGGTGATGAaggtatttaattttaatatagtaTTATTTTTCTCCTATTATGTTTATTCGTTACTTAAATAATCTTTATACTATATCTTTTAGGAGTTCAGAGAATTTGACTGTGAAACCCAAACTTCCAAGGATAAAGATGAATTAGAGAAAAAAAATGTGTGAATTTTTAGAGCCATTTTATGAAACTACAAACCTCATTTCGGGTTCATCATATCCAACATCAAATTTGTATTTTATGCAAGTTTGGAAAATTGAATGTCTTTTGGAAGACAATCAAACTTGTGATGATGTTGTTATTATGAACATGGCTTTCAGAATGAAGATGAAGTTTGATAAATATTGGAAGGATTATAGCACTGTCTTAGCTTTTGGGGCAATTCTTGATCCTCGATTAAAGTTAAAGTTTTCTTGAggttttgttacaaaaaactagATCCTTCAACCTTTGAATTGAAGGCAAATGAAGTATTGGAGAAATTTAAAAGGTTGTATGGAGAGTACATAAATACTTTTGGTGGTTCAACAATTTCTCAAAGTAGTAATCAATCTCCTATGTCACCTGAAGAAGGAAGGCTTACAAAGAAGAGCAAAATGGTGATGAaggtatttaattttaatatagtaTTATTTTTCTCCTATTATGTTTATTCGTTACTTAAATAATCTTTATACTATATCTTTTAGGAGTTCAGAGAATTTGACTGTGAAACCCAAACTTCCAAGGATAAAGATGAATTAGAGATTTATCTAAAAGAAGGTTTGATTCACACCAATGAAGATGATTTGAAGTATGATGTGCTGAATTTTTGGAAGATTAATGAGGATAGGTTTCCCACTCTGTCAGTTATGGCCAGAGATGTTTTAAGTATTCCCATCACTACGGTAGCATCTGAGTCTGCATTCAGTATTGGTGGACGTGTTTTAACAAAATATCGAAGTTCCACTCTTCATGAGCATGTCCAAATGCTTATTTGCACAAGGAGTTG is from Arachis ipaensis cultivar K30076 chromosome B01, Araip1.1, whole genome shotgun sequence and encodes:
- the LOC107609428 gene encoding zinc finger BED domain-containing protein RICESLEEPER 2-like codes for the protein MLEVGEAGRNDEDGVAQVVKKVTGDEKVMVDWKFINNDDEIVSETPVQASGSVDSSKKSNVWRFFKKIGKDIDGIEKAECNFCHREYKIGKNPKTKNGYGTSHLSRHIVSCKSIPLNIRIDDDIESLPTKIDQHVHRKKLAQAIAKHDLAFSFVEYEGIRDWINYISPTIIMPSRNTLVSDLQMIYSTEKEKLRQKMSRIPNRICLTSDVWTASTTEGYICLTAHFVDENWRLVSKILNFCRMIPPHTGTDMEAVLFNSLKQCGIDKKVFSITLDNASTNDNMQNILKTHLRKQNSLLCDGEYFHVRCSAHILNLIVQEGLKVAAGALFKIRESVKYVKASDGRMMKFKDCVQQAEIEEGVGLKSDVPTRWNSTYMMLESAIKFEKAFDILSVVDGAYKDCPTNEEWSLAKKMCEFLEPFYETTNLISGSSYPTSNLYFMQVWKIECLLENNQNCDDVVIMNMAFRMKMKFDKYWKDYSTVLAFGANEVLEKFKRLYGEYINTFGGSTISQSSNQSPMSPEERRLTKKSKMVMKEFREFDCETQTSKDKDELEKKNANEVLEKFKRLYGEYINTFGGSTISQSSNQSPMSPEEGRLTKKSKMVMKEFREFDCETQTSKDKDELEIYLKEGLIHTNEDDLKYDVLNFWKINEDRFPTLSVMARDVLSIPITTVASESAFSIGGRVLTKYRSSTLHEHVQMLICTRSWLRGFVPNHDDPSTFELKANEVLEKFKRLYGEYINTFGGSTISQSSNQSPMSPEEGRLTKKSKMVMKEFREFDCETQTSKDKDELEIYLKEGLIHTNEDDLKYDVLNFWKINEDRFPTLSVMARDVLSIPITTVASESAFSIGGRVLTKYRSSTLHEHVQMLICTRSWLRGFVPNHDDDEIGEIHEEEEVSTATMHPPQHS